From the genome of Solidesulfovibrio carbinolicus, one region includes:
- a CDS encoding peptide chain release factor 3 translates to MQNQLFLKELTREAARRRTFAIISHPDAGKTTLTEKLLLFGGAIAMAGAIKAKKAGRHATSDWMAIERERGISVTSSVMNFEFNGHAVNLLDTPGHQDFSEDTYRVLTAADSALMVIDSAKGVETQTKKLMDVCRLRDTPIITFINKLDREGRSPLELLDDIEQSLGIEAAPLSWPIGMGKGFQGVYDLRQARLRFFEAADKGARPREGVIVQGLDDPALDELLGDAGAAGLRHDVELLDGAGYPFSMERYLTGKQTPVFFGSAINNFGVRELLEAVVDLAPGPRPRAAAPREISPLEEEFTGLVFKVQANMDAAHRDRVAFVRICSGRFNRGMKLRHHRLGKDIKASNAILFMAQERSGVEEAWPGDIIGIPNHGTLNVGDSLSTGEPLKFLGIPHFAPEHFRRVLLKNPFKAKQLDKGLTQLSEEGAIQFFRPLNGGGMLLGAVGALQFEVIAQRLASEYDVDVDLVGTKFNAARWLFAESKEALDKLVHEESDALATDAGGHRVMLFTSDWMMERTVERWKSIRFEATRECADATA, encoded by the coding sequence ATGCAAAACCAGCTCTTTCTCAAGGAACTTACCCGCGAGGCGGCCCGCCGCCGCACCTTTGCCATCATCAGCCACCCCGACGCCGGCAAGACCACCCTTACCGAAAAGCTCCTGCTTTTCGGCGGGGCCATCGCCATGGCCGGAGCCATCAAGGCCAAAAAGGCCGGTCGCCACGCCACCTCGGACTGGATGGCCATCGAACGCGAACGCGGCATTTCCGTGACCTCCTCGGTCATGAATTTCGAGTTCAACGGCCATGCCGTCAATCTTCTGGACACCCCGGGCCACCAGGACTTTTCCGAGGACACCTACCGGGTGCTCACCGCCGCCGACTCGGCGCTCATGGTCATCGACAGCGCCAAGGGCGTCGAGACCCAGACCAAAAAGCTCATGGACGTCTGCCGCCTGCGCGACACGCCCATCATCACCTTCATCAACAAGCTCGACCGCGAGGGCCGCTCGCCCCTGGAACTCCTCGACGACATCGAGCAGAGTCTGGGCATCGAGGCCGCGCCCCTGTCCTGGCCCATCGGCATGGGCAAGGGATTTCAGGGAGTCTACGATCTGCGCCAAGCCCGGCTGCGCTTTTTCGAGGCCGCCGACAAGGGCGCCCGCCCCCGGGAGGGCGTGATCGTTCAGGGTCTGGACGATCCGGCCCTGGACGAACTGCTTGGCGACGCGGGAGCCGCCGGCCTGCGCCACGACGTGGAGCTGCTCGACGGCGCGGGCTACCCTTTTTCCATGGAGCGCTATCTGACCGGCAAGCAGACGCCGGTCTTTTTCGGCAGCGCCATCAACAACTTCGGCGTTCGGGAACTGCTGGAAGCCGTGGTGGACCTCGCCCCGGGGCCGCGTCCCCGGGCGGCCGCGCCCCGGGAAATCTCCCCCCTGGAAGAGGAGTTCACCGGCCTGGTCTTCAAGGTCCAGGCCAACATGGACGCCGCCCACCGCGATCGGGTGGCCTTTGTCCGCATCTGCTCCGGCCGCTTCAACCGGGGCATGAAGCTGCGCCATCATCGCCTGGGCAAGGACATCAAGGCCTCCAACGCCATCCTTTTTATGGCCCAGGAACGCAGCGGCGTGGAAGAAGCCTGGCCCGGGGACATCATCGGCATCCCCAACCACGGCACGCTTAACGTTGGCGACTCCCTGTCCACGGGCGAGCCGCTCAAATTCCTGGGCATCCCGCATTTCGCGCCCGAGCATTTCCGCCGGGTGCTGCTCAAAAACCCGTTCAAGGCCAAGCAGCTGGACAAGGGCCTGACCCAGCTGTCCGAGGAAGGGGCCATCCAGTTCTTCCGGCCCCTAAACGGCGGCGGCATGTTGCTGGGGGCCGTGGGGGCCTTGCAGTTCGAGGTCATCGCCCAGCGTCTGGCCTCGGAATACGACGTGGACGTCGATCTGGTCGGCACGAAGTTCAACGCCGCCCGCTGGCTGTTCGCCGAGAGCAAGGAAGCCTTGGACAAGCTTGTCCATGAGGAATCCGACGCCCTGGCCACCGACGCCGGCGGCCATCGGGTCATGCTGTTTACCAGCGACTGGATGATGGAACGCACCGTGGAACGCTGGAAATCCATCCGGTTCGAGGCCACCCGGGAGTGCGCCGACGCCACGGCCTAG
- a CDS encoding SPASM domain-containing protein produces the protein MSAPIVLDRLIVEASSRSRAEIGFTIRAGHKKRWLDHDLPLALFEKALREIDAVTEVRFHGWGDPLANPDILAMLAAAKHAGARTVLVTDGVRLADEHASALTRDDIDAVVLPLAGLVEDANFRRRGTSLYAALAAIDRLTAVKAVHESKLPEVEVRYALTRTGLEQGELEALPRFLAGLGVGVVHVRPLSYATGPETEYDALVPADQAAFDALAARLRAASEEAAGLGLRLDSRLVHGGLTRFRCPDRPASTLFIAADGAVSPCALRNVPIADPASYRFHGATLPFPRDVRGNLHVDALPAVWNATEYREFRYCHDTDTPPEGCAGCWRSFWVDVA, from the coding sequence ATGAGCGCGCCCATCGTCCTTGACCGGCTCATCGTCGAAGCCTCGTCCCGCAGTCGGGCCGAAATCGGGTTCACCATCCGGGCCGGCCACAAGAAACGCTGGCTGGACCATGACCTGCCGTTGGCGCTGTTCGAAAAGGCCCTGCGCGAGATCGACGCCGTCACCGAGGTCCGGTTCCACGGCTGGGGCGATCCCCTGGCCAACCCGGACATCCTGGCCATGCTGGCCGCGGCCAAGCACGCCGGGGCGCGCACGGTGCTTGTCACCGACGGCGTGCGTCTGGCCGACGAGCACGCCTCGGCCCTGACGCGCGACGACATCGACGCGGTGGTGCTGCCCCTGGCCGGACTGGTGGAGGACGCCAATTTCCGGCGGCGCGGCACGAGCCTGTACGCGGCCCTGGCCGCCATCGACCGGCTCACCGCCGTCAAGGCCGTGCACGAGTCCAAACTGCCGGAAGTCGAGGTGCGCTACGCCCTGACCCGCACCGGGCTGGAGCAGGGGGAGCTTGAGGCCCTGCCGCGCTTTCTGGCCGGGCTTGGGGTGGGCGTGGTCCATGTGCGGCCGCTGTCCTACGCCACCGGCCCGGAGACGGAGTACGACGCCCTGGTGCCGGCCGATCAGGCTGCCTTCGACGCCCTGGCCGCCCGGCTTCGGGCCGCATCCGAGGAAGCGGCCGGGCTGGGTCTGCGCCTGGACAGCCGGCTGGTGCACGGCGGACTGACCCGCTTTCGCTGCCCGGACCGGCCGGCCAGCACCCTTTTCATCGCCGCCGACGGCGCGGTCAGCCCGTGCGCCCTGCGAAACGTGCCCATCGCCGACCCGGCCAGCTACCGGTTCCACGGCGCGACCCTGCCCTTCCCCCGCGACGTGCGCGGCAATCTGCACGTCGATGCCCTGCCCGCCGTCTGGAACGCGACGGAGTACCGGGAGTTTCGCTACTGCCACGACACCGACACGCCGCCCGAGGGCTGCGCCGGCTGCTGGCGGTCGTTCTGGGTGGATGTGGCCTAG
- the amrB gene encoding AmmeMemoRadiSam system protein B, which yields MTHDTPRARHDLEFIPFDHEGQPTILVRDRLEIVPWGTGIPQGLLPVMALMDGRRSLAEVAAAVTEAQGGREVTADDVAGLVKQLDAAGLMDSPGYRERKAAIAAAFEAAPRRETVFAGQAYPDARDELAAYLDAVLAEAPEASHAPGLIKAVIAPHIDPEAGRAAYAAAYAALGAAIKAAAPKRVIVLGVGHQIIDGLFCLTDKAFATPLGDVAADAEAVARLRAAGGRSVDASSLPHKAEHSVEFQAVFLRHLLGDAPFAMVPILCGSPAGVMDAPTRQAFRDCAGPFLDALAELASQPDTLIVAGVDFCHIGGKFGHAEPAEALEAAALAHERALLAALGAGDGDAFWAESARVGDAYNVCGLSALATLAEILPPSSMTLLSHDIMRETPTLSAVSFAAAAFCPK from the coding sequence ATGACACACGACACTCCCCGTGCCCGGCACGACCTCGAATTCATTCCCTTTGACCACGAAGGCCAGCCCACCATCCTGGTGCGCGACCGCCTGGAAATCGTGCCCTGGGGCACCGGCATCCCCCAGGGGCTGCTGCCGGTCATGGCCCTCATGGACGGCCGGCGCAGCCTGGCCGAGGTGGCCGCCGCCGTCACCGAGGCCCAGGGCGGCCGGGAAGTGACTGCCGACGACGTAGCCGGCCTCGTCAAACAGCTCGACGCGGCCGGGCTCATGGATTCGCCCGGCTACCGGGAGCGCAAGGCGGCCATCGCCGCCGCCTTCGAGGCCGCCCCCCGGCGCGAGACGGTCTTTGCCGGCCAGGCCTACCCCGACGCCAGGGACGAGCTGGCCGCCTATCTCGACGCCGTGCTGGCCGAGGCCCCCGAGGCGAGCCACGCCCCTGGCCTCATAAAGGCCGTCATCGCGCCGCACATCGACCCCGAGGCCGGCCGGGCCGCCTACGCCGCCGCCTACGCCGCCCTGGGCGCGGCCATCAAGGCCGCCGCGCCCAAGCGCGTCATCGTCCTTGGCGTCGGCCACCAGATCATTGACGGGCTTTTCTGCCTCACGGACAAGGCCTTTGCCACGCCGCTCGGCGACGTGGCCGCCGACGCCGAGGCCGTGGCCAGGCTGCGCGCCGCCGGCGGCCGGTCCGTTGACGCCTCAAGCCTGCCCCACAAGGCCGAGCATTCCGTGGAATTTCAGGCCGTGTTCCTGCGCCACCTTCTGGGCGACGCGCCCTTTGCCATGGTCCCCATCCTGTGCGGCTCGCCGGCCGGGGTGATGGACGCGCCCACGCGGCAGGCCTTCCGCGACTGCGCCGGCCCGTTCCTCGACGCCCTGGCCGAGCTGGCATCCCAGCCCGACACGCTCATCGTGGCCGGCGTGGATTTCTGCCACATCGGCGGCAAGTTCGGCCATGCCGAGCCGGCCGAGGCCCTGGAAGCGGCGGCCCTGGCCCACGAACGGGCGCTGTTGGCCGCCCTGGGGGCCGGCGACGGGGACGCCTTCTGGGCCGAGTCGGCCCGGGTCGGCGACGCCTACAACGTCTGCGGCCTGTCCGCCCTGGCCACTCTGGCCGAGATCCTGCCGCCGTCGTCCATGACGCTGCTCTCCCACGACATCATGCGCGAAACCCCGACCCTTTCGGCCGTGAGCTTTGCCGCCGCCGCTTTTTGCCCCAAATGA